One Rhizobiales bacterium GAS188 DNA window includes the following coding sequences:
- a CDS encoding S-(hydroxymethyl)glutathione synthase: MPAAIRIHPSVDDGVRPGAENFAGGTLVCKCQQAPVKVEIKGQIAHNHACGCTKCWKPAGVAFSVVAVVSRDNVRIAENADKLAVVDANATIQRHACRACGVHMYGRVENQKHPFYGLDFIHPELSKETGWAAPEFAAFVSSIIESGIDPSKMSAIRSRLRELGLEPYDCLSPALMDFIATHIAKASGALKS, translated from the coding sequence ATGCCAGCAGCGATTCGCATTCATCCTTCCGTGGATGACGGGGTGCGGCCGGGGGCAGAGAACTTTGCCGGCGGAACCCTTGTCTGCAAATGTCAGCAGGCCCCCGTCAAGGTGGAGATCAAGGGGCAGATCGCCCACAATCACGCTTGCGGCTGCACGAAGTGCTGGAAACCGGCGGGCGTGGCTTTCTCAGTCGTCGCCGTCGTGTCCCGCGACAATGTCCGCATCGCCGAAAACGCGGACAAGCTTGCCGTCGTCGACGCCAACGCAACGATCCAGCGCCACGCCTGCAGGGCCTGCGGCGTTCACATGTATGGTCGGGTCGAGAACCAGAAGCACCCCTTCTACGGGCTGGACTTCATCCATCCGGAGTTGTCGAAAGAGACGGGCTGGGCGGCGCCGGAATTTGCCGCTTTCGTGTCCTCGATCATCGAATCGGGGATCGATCCGAGCAAGATGAGCGCAATCCGCAGCAGGCTGAGGGAGCTCGGTCTCGAGCCTTACGATTGCTTGTCGCCAGCGCTCATGGACTTCATCGCAACCCACATCGCGAAAGCTTCGGGCGCCCTGAAGAGTTGA
- a CDS encoding Ferredoxin subunit of nitrite reductase or a ring-hydroxylating dioxygenase codes for MSAKFERAGTLTELKDKGRLVLRGPHRPILVVNDRDHLYAFDNRCPHMGFPLDRGSVEDGILTCHWHHARFDLASGCTFDLWADDVPTCPVEVRGGEVWVKAEFGPSEPAAYWRQRLESGMAHNLGLTIAKAVQGQLAAGVAPLEILRQAAIFGAKHLDGWGTGMTILTALGNLFDILPDEEIALALFHGIARVAADCDGAAPHRRRAALASRPDQHTLKRWLRRWAAVRHHEAAERTILTAISAGARPAALADLLLAAETDRVFADSGHSLDFINKAFECLDLIGWQNAAELLPLVIGQMVAARGADESTQWRQPADLVALCERAATGLPALFAAGRGPVGRDRGPWLKHTELAGLLLSDDPDAIIAALETAISEGAAFADLGRSLSYAAALRVARFGTANEHGDWETAHHVFTYCNAVHQGLKRIGSDPEPAADCVASARAVFHGALAIYLTRYLNVPPARLPGEADDRAQDLPSTVEDIRAALLEAFDRQHRVEDAARLVARHLTLGHNPQSIIATLAHALLREDAGFHAYQILEAGVRQFREWEEPEPRRHILIAVARYLAAHAPTERASLQTADIATRLSRGDQLHEDS; via the coding sequence GTGAGCGCCAAATTCGAGCGTGCCGGCACGCTTACGGAACTTAAGGACAAAGGGCGGCTCGTCCTGCGCGGGCCGCATCGACCCATCCTGGTCGTCAATGACCGGGACCACCTCTACGCCTTCGACAATCGCTGCCCGCATATGGGGTTCCCCCTCGATCGCGGCAGCGTCGAGGACGGCATTCTGACCTGCCACTGGCACCATGCAAGATTCGATCTTGCAAGCGGCTGCACCTTCGATCTCTGGGCGGACGATGTGCCGACCTGCCCGGTCGAAGTGCGCGGCGGGGAGGTGTGGGTCAAGGCCGAGTTCGGGCCGTCAGAGCCTGCCGCCTATTGGCGGCAGAGGCTCGAAAGCGGCATGGCGCACAATCTCGGGCTCACCATCGCAAAGGCGGTGCAGGGCCAACTCGCGGCAGGCGTCGCCCCGCTCGAGATCCTGCGCCAGGCGGCCATATTCGGCGCCAAGCATCTCGACGGCTGGGGCACGGGGATGACCATCCTGACGGCCCTCGGGAACCTGTTCGACATTTTGCCCGACGAAGAGATCGCGCTCGCGCTCTTCCATGGCATAGCCCGGGTCGCTGCCGATTGCGATGGTGCTGCCCCACACAGGCGGCGCGCGGCCCTCGCCAGTCGGCCGGATCAGCATACGCTCAAGCGGTGGCTGCGGCGTTGGGCCGCCGTCCGCCATCATGAGGCAGCCGAGCGTACCATCCTGACCGCCATATCGGCGGGCGCGCGGCCGGCGGCCTTGGCCGACTTGCTATTGGCGGCCGAGACCGACCGCGTCTTCGCCGATAGTGGCCATTCGCTCGACTTCATCAACAAAGCCTTCGAGTGCCTCGACCTCATCGGCTGGCAAAACGCCGCCGAGCTGTTGCCCCTCGTCATCGGCCAAATGGTGGCGGCGCGCGGAGCGGATGAATCGACGCAATGGCGCCAGCCGGCCGATCTCGTGGCGCTGTGCGAGCGAGCTGCCACCGGGCTCCCGGCCCTGTTCGCCGCCGGTCGCGGTCCAGTTGGTCGCGATCGAGGCCCATGGCTGAAGCACACCGAATTGGCGGGGCTTCTCCTTTCCGACGACCCGGATGCGATCATCGCCGCGCTCGAGACCGCGATCTCCGAGGGGGCCGCTTTCGCGGATCTCGGCCGCTCGCTGAGTTATGCGGCTGCGCTGCGCGTCGCGCGCTTCGGCACGGCGAACGAGCATGGGGATTGGGAAACCGCGCATCACGTCTTCACCTATTGCAACGCGGTGCATCAGGGGCTGAAGCGCATCGGCTCCGACCCTGAACCCGCCGCGGACTGCGTCGCGTCGGCGCGTGCGGTCTTCCACGGAGCTCTCGCCATCTATCTGACCCGCTATCTGAACGTGCCGCCCGCCCGCCTGCCCGGTGAAGCCGACGATCGAGCGCAAGATTTGCCCTCGACGGTCGAGGACATCCGCGCCGCTCTGCTCGAGGCCTTCGATCGGCAGCATCGGGTCGAGGACGCGGCCCGCCTCGTGGCGCGCCACCTCACATTGGGTCACAATCCGCAATCGATCATTGCCACCCTGGCCCATGCGCTGTTGCGTGAAGATGCGGGATTTCACGCCTATCAGATCCTTGAAGCCGGGGTGCGCCAGTTCCGCGAATGGGAGGAGCCGGAACCCAGGCGGCATATCCTGATCGCGGTTGCGCGCTACCTTGCGGCGCATGCGCCGACAGAGCGCGCCTCGCTGCAAACCGCCGATATCGCAACTCGCCTCTCACGCGGCGACCAGCTTCATGAGGATAGCTGA
- a CDS encoding L-fucose mutarotase, whose protein sequence is MLKLIDPSLNADLLHALKSMGHGDELVLCDTNFPADSVARETVLGRLLHMDNLTAARAAKAILSVLPLDSFVDKPALRMEIMGEPNEIPAVQAEVQKEIDAAEGKSWPMGSIERFAFYERAKTAYCVVRTGERRFYGCFIFKKGVISPDVAF, encoded by the coding sequence ATGCTGAAGCTCATCGACCCGAGCCTCAATGCGGATCTGCTGCATGCCCTCAAAAGCATGGGGCATGGCGATGAGCTCGTGCTGTGCGACACGAATTTCCCGGCCGACTCGGTCGCACGCGAAACCGTTCTCGGGCGGCTGTTGCATATGGACAATCTCACCGCCGCGCGGGCCGCCAAAGCCATTCTGTCGGTCCTCCCGCTCGACAGCTTCGTCGACAAGCCGGCGCTGCGCATGGAGATCATGGGCGAGCCGAACGAAATCCCGGCCGTCCAAGCCGAGGTGCAGAAGGAGATCGATGCCGCCGAGGGCAAGTCCTGGCCGATGGGTTCGATCGAGCGCTTCGCCTTCTACGAACGGGCGAAGACTGCCTATTGCGTGGTGCGCACCGGCGAGCGCCGCTTCTATGGCTGCTTCATCTTCAAGAAGGGCGTGATCTCGCCGGACGTCGCCTTCTGA
- a CDS encoding Uncharacterized conserved protein GlcG, DUF336 family — protein MRYLALVTSIALIIGCGIANAQQAQPNPLDAIPDKMPFDVPYGAPIGVERAKAVIAAASDEAKRHGWKLNIAVVDSGGNLVAFERMDGAQLASVAISEHKARAAVSFRRETKAFEAGIQSGLNYQITLDGVIGSRGGIPLVENGTIIGAIGCSGGTGSQDEVGAKAGAAIFSKS, from the coding sequence ATGCGATACCTTGCCTTAGTCACAAGCATAGCCTTGATCATCGGCTGCGGCATCGCCAACGCCCAGCAAGCCCAGCCCAATCCGCTCGACGCCATCCCGGACAAGATGCCGTTCGACGTGCCTTACGGGGCGCCGATCGGTGTCGAGCGCGCCAAGGCTGTGATCGCTGCCGCCTCGGACGAAGCCAAGAGACATGGCTGGAAGCTCAATATCGCGGTCGTCGATTCCGGCGGCAACCTCGTCGCCTTCGAGCGCATGGACGGAGCGCAACTCGCCTCGGTCGCGATCTCCGAGCACAAGGCCCGCGCGGCAGTCAGCTTCCGTCGTGAGACCAAGGCGTTCGAGGCCGGCATACAGAGCGGCCTCAACTATCAGATCACGCTCGACGGCGTGATCGGCTCGCGCGGAGGCATACCGCTCGTCGAGAACGGCACGATCATCGGTGCGATCGGCTGCTCGGGCGGCACGGGCTCGCAGGACGAGGTCGGGGCAAAGGCCGGCGCCGCCATCTTTAGCAAATCCTGA
- a CDS encoding NAD(P)-dependent dehydrogenase, short-chain alcohol dehydrogenase family, translating into MGDLDNKVALVTGATHSIGEFIARGLHAAGATVMITGIEDRKGEAVAASLGPLAVYRHLDIREDDEIAARLAETKELFGRLDIVVNCACSYLDNGLATARGDWLAALDVNVVGPAILTQKAVPFLTKPGSVIVNIGSVSGKFGNGSRGPYSAGKAALMHFTRLAAVALGPQGIRVVTVSPGWTWSPPMEPMTNNNRDLADRAGAEVTPLRRVGRMEEVANVVVFACSDKASWVSGCDLPVDGGFSILGPDRGLGPLYWCDQYRDEVAAQLP; encoded by the coding sequence ATGGGTGATCTGGACAATAAGGTCGCGCTTGTGACGGGCGCGACGCACAGCATCGGCGAGTTCATCGCGCGTGGCCTCCACGCAGCCGGCGCCACCGTCATGATCACCGGCATCGAGGATCGAAAGGGCGAAGCCGTGGCCGCCTCGCTCGGGCCACTGGCGGTCTACCGCCATCTGGATATTCGCGAGGACGATGAGATCGCGGCGCGCCTCGCCGAGACGAAAGAGCTCTTCGGCCGCCTCGACATCGTCGTGAACTGCGCCTGCTCCTATCTCGACAACGGGCTCGCCACGGCGCGGGGCGATTGGCTCGCCGCATTGGATGTCAATGTCGTCGGGCCGGCGATCCTCACCCAGAAGGCGGTTCCGTTCCTCACCAAGCCTGGCTCGGTCATCGTCAATATCGGCAGCGTCTCCGGAAAGTTCGGCAACGGCTCTCGGGGCCCGTATTCGGCCGGCAAGGCGGCCCTCATGCACTTCACCCGGCTTGCCGCCGTCGCTCTCGGGCCGCAGGGCATCCGGGTGGTGACCGTCTCGCCCGGATGGACCTGGTCACCGCCCATGGAGCCGATGACGAACAATAACCGCGACCTCGCCGATCGGGCCGGCGCCGAGGTGACGCCACTGCGGCGCGTCGGTCGGATGGAGGAGGTCGCCAACGTCGTCGTCTTCGCCTGCTCGGACAAGGCGTCCTGGGTCAGCGGATGCGATCTTCCGGTCGATGGCGGCTTCTCGATACTGGGGCCGGATCGCGGCCTCGGCCCGCTCTACTGGTGCGACCAATACCGCGATGAAGTCGCGGCCCAATTGCCCTAA
- a CDS encoding Uncharacterized membrane protein: MDGYLLVGAIVLLLGPIAFFVALVARARASGLVREVERLRERVTALSNRVGELEKRPASQEAPATQEAPASQEAQVTPLAPAATAQPMRTSASSPEAQRLVELPPESAADRAAPITEDVSSLVAARAESAIAAEPPREIAQAAAAPFQAIPAPIEAVSIEAGSIEGWDDETVASRAATVSAQIGPPPPAPPPSASTPSAMSRGRNIEERLGAHWAVWVGGIALALGVILLVRASIERGYFGPGVRLALGALMAIGLVVAGEFLRRRESNGDASAPTPGPFGAPYIPGVLTAAGTIAAFATIYAAHAVYGFIGPTTSFLALGVVGLVTMAAAALHGPALAGLGLVGALATPLLVVSHSINPWPVIIYDLVVIATAYILARLKGWLWLALAAASGGALWGLAFIAGIAQSGGRQFLQASLVHISVQTGLAAYALAIDRHRGRDDLSARLDPVAHAVLGVFAGVAILALALGASPFFGLGWIAGALLITALLVGTGLRSASAAGAAAMGSLVTLAALCLWPSFPAFGPSQTVAVLNAGALHIIAPPSQVEALLQGVPPIEPLWYAAFAVAACLLIAMATGRRLLAGPDLGLPIAAVYAGVASLPPLAGLAIAYLRFAPHEPSLILAACGLILGLGFAAASRLFMEAYDSELSASLKLGLGAVASSAIAAFALGLVFALDGGMLTVALALAALGTAIVAVRLDIAPLRWCIVALGILVAARLAYDPRIVGSSLGRTPIFNWLLFGYGVPAAAFAIAGRLLRQQGQDTSSRVADALGVLFAALLFFFEIRHAMNGGDPFARGSGLIEQGLLSAVAFGFALVLTRLDASRSNIVFRLASLAAGAIGLLDAAVSLGLRYNPLLEAAPLEGGPLVNALLLGYLIPGVMAGQLAVFARKVRPLWYWAGAAWLGLLLVLAFIILEVRVLFHGQVVIASLGAGISELGIDAAICLAAAIVCVQQLSENSGAPGFFRLAAFATGAAAAAIAVLGLGLVENPLLDSTPIAGGRLFNALIIGYLLPAAAAGILAYGSRNIGEPRLCIGATLLSAMLALAFLVLEVRVLFHGQVIVASLGAGIAELGCYTGLCIVGATLFTTQVRAIIGEWAPILSACLAVAAALLAVLGLALFANPLFRDAETVTRPLLNSLLVGYALPCALSAVLARRARSVNWMAIAVSASIGAIMFLFAYASLEIRRLFQGPAMSLINGFTQGEVYAYSVGWSVLGILLLAYGIWRGSREARLASACFVVAAALKVFLIDLAGLEGILRAVSFIGLGFVLIGIGLVYQKLVFARPNTTSPEAVVRAD; this comes from the coding sequence ATGGACGGTTATTTGCTGGTTGGGGCCATTGTTCTCCTTCTTGGCCCGATTGCCTTCTTCGTTGCGCTTGTCGCGCGGGCCCGAGCATCCGGGCTTGTTCGTGAGGTGGAGCGTCTGCGCGAACGGGTGACCGCGCTGTCGAATCGCGTCGGCGAGCTGGAAAAGCGGCCCGCGAGCCAAGAGGCGCCCGCGACCCAAGAGGCGCCGGCGAGCCAAGAGGCGCAAGTCACGCCGCTGGCGCCTGCAGCGACGGCGCAGCCGATGAGGACGAGCGCTTCATCTCCGGAAGCGCAAAGGCTGGTCGAGCTTCCTCCGGAGAGCGCTGCCGACAGGGCAGCTCCAATAACCGAAGACGTCTCGAGCCTCGTTGCGGCCCGGGCCGAAAGCGCGATAGCGGCGGAGCCGCCCAGAGAGATCGCCCAAGCGGCAGCCGCCCCCTTCCAGGCGATACCCGCGCCGATCGAGGCGGTTTCGATCGAGGCAGGTTCGATCGAGGGCTGGGACGACGAAACAGTCGCTTCTCGAGCCGCGACGGTTTCTGCCCAAATCGGGCCCCCTCCCCCCGCTCCCCCTCCCTCTGCGTCCACTCCGTCTGCGATGTCTCGAGGTCGAAACATCGAGGAGAGGCTCGGCGCGCATTGGGCCGTGTGGGTTGGGGGAATCGCGCTCGCGCTCGGCGTCATCTTGCTGGTCCGCGCTTCGATCGAGCGCGGCTATTTCGGCCCGGGCGTGCGCCTTGCGCTCGGCGCGCTCATGGCGATCGGGCTCGTGGTGGCGGGCGAATTCCTGCGCCGCAGAGAGAGCAATGGCGATGCCTCGGCCCCCACTCCAGGTCCGTTCGGGGCGCCGTATATTCCAGGCGTGCTGACGGCCGCGGGCACGATCGCCGCCTTCGCCACCATCTATGCGGCTCACGCCGTCTACGGCTTCATCGGGCCGACCACGTCTTTCCTGGCGCTGGGAGTGGTCGGCCTCGTCACCATGGCGGCCGCGGCGCTGCATGGCCCGGCCTTGGCGGGTCTCGGTCTCGTCGGCGCGCTGGCGACGCCGTTGCTCGTCGTCTCCCATTCGATCAATCCCTGGCCGGTCATCATCTACGATCTCGTCGTCATCGCTACGGCCTATATCCTCGCCCGGCTCAAGGGCTGGCTGTGGCTGGCATTGGCGGCAGCATCTGGCGGCGCGCTCTGGGGGCTGGCATTCATCGCCGGGATTGCGCAATCTGGCGGACGCCAATTCCTGCAGGCTTCGCTGGTCCATATCTCGGTCCAGACCGGCCTCGCCGCTTATGCGCTGGCAATCGATCGCCATCGCGGACGCGACGATTTGAGCGCGCGTCTCGATCCGGTCGCGCATGCCGTGCTGGGTGTGTTCGCCGGGGTCGCGATCCTGGCGCTTGCGCTCGGAGCTTCACCCTTCTTCGGGCTTGGCTGGATCGCAGGAGCTCTCCTCATCACGGCCCTGCTCGTCGGTACCGGCCTGAGATCAGCGTCCGCGGCCGGGGCTGCCGCAATGGGCAGCCTCGTGACGCTCGCGGCCCTGTGCCTCTGGCCGAGCTTTCCCGCCTTCGGGCCATCGCAGACGGTAGCCGTATTGAATGCGGGCGCCTTGCACATCATCGCGCCGCCCTCGCAGGTCGAGGCGCTGCTGCAAGGCGTGCCCCCGATCGAGCCGCTCTGGTACGCGGCCTTCGCCGTGGCAGCGTGCCTGCTGATCGCGATGGCGACGGGCCGTCGCCTGCTCGCCGGTCCGGATCTCGGCTTGCCGATCGCCGCGGTCTATGCGGGCGTCGCGTCGCTGCCCCCGCTTGCTGGTCTCGCCATCGCCTATCTGCGCTTTGCCCCTCATGAACCGTCCTTGATCCTTGCCGCGTGCGGATTGATTCTCGGCCTGGGCTTTGCGGCCGCATCGCGCCTTTTCATGGAGGCTTACGATTCCGAGCTCAGCGCCTCCTTGAAGCTCGGGCTCGGAGCGGTCGCTTCGAGCGCGATCGCGGCCTTCGCTCTCGGCTTGGTGTTCGCGCTCGACGGCGGCATGCTGACCGTGGCGCTGGCTCTGGCGGCGCTCGGGACGGCCATCGTCGCGGTCAGGCTCGATATCGCGCCGCTGCGCTGGTGCATCGTGGCGCTCGGCATCCTGGTCGCCGCCCGCCTCGCCTACGACCCCCGCATCGTCGGAAGCAGCCTGGGAAGAACGCCCATCTTCAATTGGCTGCTGTTCGGCTATGGGGTTCCCGCCGCCGCCTTCGCCATCGCCGGACGCCTGCTGAGGCAGCAAGGTCAGGACACATCGTCACGGGTCGCCGACGCGCTCGGCGTGCTGTTCGCGGCCCTTCTCTTCTTCTTCGAGATCAGGCACGCGATGAACGGTGGCGATCCGTTTGCCCGCGGCTCCGGCCTCATCGAGCAGGGCTTGCTCTCGGCTGTAGCCTTCGGCTTCGCGCTCGTCCTGACACGCCTCGACGCCTCACGTTCCAATATCGTGTTCCGCCTTGCGTCCCTGGCCGCAGGAGCGATCGGCCTCCTCGATGCGGCGGTGAGCCTCGGGCTGCGCTACAATCCGCTTCTCGAAGCTGCGCCATTGGAAGGCGGTCCGCTCGTCAACGCCTTGCTGCTCGGCTATCTGATCCCGGGCGTCATGGCCGGCCAGCTCGCGGTCTTTGCTCGCAAGGTTCGCCCGCTCTGGTATTGGGCTGGCGCTGCGTGGCTCGGCCTGCTTCTCGTCCTGGCCTTCATTATTCTCGAAGTGCGCGTCCTCTTTCATGGCCAGGTCGTCATCGCATCGCTCGGCGCCGGGATATCCGAGCTTGGCATCGATGCCGCGATCTGCCTCGCCGCCGCGATAGTGTGCGTGCAGCAATTGTCGGAAAATTCCGGCGCGCCTGGCTTCTTCCGCCTGGCAGCCTTCGCGACCGGCGCGGCGGCTGCGGCCATCGCGGTTCTGGGCCTTGGTCTTGTCGAGAACCCCCTGCTCGATTCGACACCCATCGCGGGAGGCCGCCTCTTCAACGCCCTGATCATCGGCTATCTGTTGCCTGCGGCAGCGGCCGGGATACTGGCCTACGGGTCCCGCAATATCGGCGAGCCCCGGCTATGCATCGGCGCGACGCTCCTGAGCGCCATGCTCGCCCTGGCGTTCCTGGTGCTGGAAGTGCGGGTTCTCTTCCACGGCCAGGTTATTGTCGCGTCCCTCGGCGCGGGGATCGCCGAGCTTGGTTGCTACACCGGCCTCTGTATTGTCGGAGCGACCCTGTTCACCACCCAGGTTCGGGCAATAATCGGGGAATGGGCTCCAATCCTTTCGGCCTGTCTTGCGGTCGCCGCCGCCCTCCTGGCGGTGCTCGGGCTCGCCCTGTTCGCCAATCCGCTCTTCCGCGACGCCGAGACGGTCACGCGTCCGCTGCTCAACTCTCTCCTTGTCGGCTATGCCCTCCCCTGCGCCCTGAGCGCGGTTTTGGCGAGGCGTGCGAGGAGCGTGAATTGGATGGCGATAGCGGTCTCGGCAAGCATCGGCGCCATCATGTTTCTGTTTGCCTATGCGAGCCTGGAAATCCGGCGCCTTTTCCAGGGACCGGCGATGAGCTTGATCAATGGCTTCACGCAAGGGGAAGTCTACGCCTACTCGGTCGGCTGGTCGGTGCTCGGAATATTGCTGCTGGCCTATGGTATCTGGCGAGGCTCCCGCGAGGCGAGATTGGCCTCCGCCTGCTTCGTCGTCGCCGCCGCACTTAAAGTGTTCCTGATCGACCTCGCCGGGCTCGAAGGCATTCTTCGCGCGGTGTCGTTCATCGGCCTCGGTTTCGTGCTGATCGGCATCGGCCTCGTCTATCAAAAGCTCGTCTTCGCGCGTCCCAATACGACAAGTCCCGAGGCCGTCGTCCGCGCCGACTAG
- a CDS encoding sulfate adenylyltransferase subunit 2 yields the protein MRLQAQNSRSGLDRQLRDLEAEAIFIMREAAVEFRKPVMLYSIGKDSSVLLHIALKAFAPGKPPFPLLHVDTLWKFKEMIAFRDEAARRTGLELIVHVNEAGVRRGISPVASGAALHTHVMKTEALRQALDSGAFDAALAGARRDEEMSRAKERIFSHRSAAHGWDPRNQRPELWRLFNTRLGPGESMRIFPLSNWTEIDVWRYIRAEGIAVVPLYFARERPVVERDGTLIMVDDDRLKLRPGEQVRMERVRFRTLGCYPLTGAIRSEAGGIDEVIAETQHSAYSERQGRIIDHDVRSSMEKKKREGYF from the coding sequence ATGAGACTGCAAGCACAGAATTCGCGATCAGGACTCGATCGCCAATTGCGGGATCTCGAAGCCGAGGCGATCTTCATCATGCGCGAAGCGGCAGTCGAGTTCCGCAAGCCCGTCATGCTGTATTCGATCGGCAAGGATTCGAGCGTGCTTTTGCATATTGCGCTCAAGGCCTTCGCGCCCGGCAAGCCGCCCTTTCCGCTCCTGCATGTCGACACGCTGTGGAAGTTCAAGGAGATGATCGCCTTCCGCGACGAGGCCGCGCGCCGGACGGGCCTCGAGCTGATCGTGCATGTCAATGAAGCAGGCGTGCGGCGCGGCATCTCCCCGGTCGCCTCCGGGGCAGCCTTGCACACGCATGTCATGAAGACCGAGGCGCTGCGGCAGGCGCTCGACAGTGGGGCGTTCGACGCAGCCCTTGCCGGCGCCCGTCGCGACGAGGAAATGAGCCGCGCCAAAGAGCGCATCTTCTCGCACCGGTCGGCAGCGCATGGCTGGGACCCGCGCAACCAGCGCCCGGAGCTCTGGCGCCTCTTCAACACCCGTCTCGGCCCTGGGGAGTCGATGCGCATCTTCCCCTTGTCGAATTGGACCGAGATCGATGTGTGGCGATATATCCGCGCCGAGGGCATCGCCGTCGTGCCGCTCTATTTCGCGCGGGAGCGTCCGGTCGTCGAGCGCGACGGCACGCTCATCATGGTGGATGACGACAGGCTGAAGCTGCGACCTGGAGAGCAAGTGCGGATGGAGCGCGTACGCTTCCGGACGCTCGGCTGCTATCCGCTGACGGGGGCGATCCGTTCGGAGGCCGGCGGTATCGACGAGGTCATCGCGGAGACGCAGCATTCGGCCTATTCGGAGCGCCAGGGTCGGATCATCGACCATGACGTCCGAAGCTCGATGGAGAAGAAAAAGCGCGAAGGCTATTTTTGA